A region from the Caldicellulosiruptor naganoensis genome encodes:
- a CDS encoding restriction endonuclease subunit S, with amino-acid sequence MAHDGVIKGSNGGNVKVANNAEFPKEWTIVSLERDCVLISGLRPKGGASDEGIPSLGGEHITLDGRINFSDVNAKYIPEKFFKIMTKGKTEENDILINKDGANTGKVAMLKKKFYKDIAINEHLFILRSKKLFVQQYLFYWLFSRFGQKQITDRITGSAQPGLSSTFIKNFLVPRTPLPEQRKIAEILETIDSAIEKTDAIIEKYKRIKQGLMQDLLTKGVVNEGEGESERWRLRDENIDKFKDSPLGRIPEEWEVVKLLDVSNKIIDGTHYTPTYTEDGVPFLRVIDIQQQNIDLDSVMKIKYEEDKFLAKRCLPEYGDILYSKNGTIGISKLVDWKWGFSIFVSLCLIKPKHEKVFNIFLKYFLDSDWVKKQIILRAKQLSVTNLHLEEIREFIISLPHLSEQQRIASILSQIDEAIEKEQAYKEKLERIKKGLMEDLLTGKVRVNHLIEEEEK; translated from the coding sequence ATGGCTCACGATGGGGTCATAAAGGGGTCAAATGGAGGTAATGTGAAAGTGGCTAATAATGCAGAGTTTCCAAAAGAATGGACAATAGTGTCTCTTGAAAGAGATTGTGTTTTAATATCGGGTCTAAGGCCAAAAGGTGGTGCTTCAGATGAAGGAATACCAAGTTTAGGGGGAGAACATATAACTTTAGATGGTAGGATAAATTTTTCAGATGTAAATGCCAAATATATCCCTGAGAAATTTTTTAAAATTATGACAAAGGGAAAAACAGAGGAAAATGATATACTTATAAATAAGGATGGTGCCAACACTGGAAAAGTTGCAATGTTAAAAAAGAAGTTTTATAAGGATATAGCTATTAATGAACACCTTTTTATTCTCAGGAGCAAAAAATTATTCGTTCAACAATATTTATTTTACTGGCTTTTTTCACGTTTTGGTCAAAAACAAATAACAGATAGAATAACAGGATCTGCTCAACCCGGTTTATCGTCAACTTTTATTAAAAATTTTTTAGTACCAAGGACTCCTCTCCCCGAACAACGCAAAATCGCTGAAATACTTGAGACAATTGACAGTGCAATTGAGAAGACTGACGCCATTATAGAAAAATACAAACGCATAAAGCAAGGTTTGATGCAAGATTTGCTTACTAAAGGAGTGGTAAATGAGGGTGAGGGTGAAAGTGAGAGGTGGAGGTTGAGAGATGAGAATATTGATAAATTCAAGGATTCACCGCTTGGGAGGATTCCAGAGGAGTGGGAAGTGGTAAAGCTTTTAGATGTAAGTAATAAAATAATAGATGGTACACATTATACACCTACGTATACTGAGGACGGGGTCCCGTTTCTTAGAGTTATTGATATCCAACAGCAAAATATAGATTTAGATAGCGTTATGAAAATTAAATATGAAGAGGATAAATTTCTTGCGAAAAGATGTTTGCCTGAGTATGGAGATATTTTGTATTCTAAGAATGGTACAATTGGAATATCTAAATTGGTAGACTGGAAATGGGGATTTAGCATATTTGTAAGTTTGTGTCTTATTAAACCTAAACACGAAAAAGTGTTTAATATATTTCTTAAATATTTTCTTGATTCAGATTGGGTTAAAAAACAAATAATATTAAGGGCTAAACAGTTATCAGTGACTAATTTACATTTAGAAGAAATAAGAGAATTTATAATTTCCCTTCCCCACCTCTCCGAACAGCAACGCATAGCTTCAATTTTATCTCAAATAGATGAAGCCATAGAAAAAGAGCAAGCCTATAAGGAAAAACTTGAAAGAATCAAAAAAGGCTTAATGGAAGATTTGCTAACAGGCAAAGTCAGGGTAAACCACCTTATTGAGGAGGAAGAAAAATGA
- a CDS encoding ATP-binding protein, with product MLKQDHGSIPRNRHIAYVFFLAGLIEKWGSGTKRMVELCREAGLPEPEFKEEGGFVVEFYKDIYTEEYLAKLGLNERQIKAVMYVREKGRITNKEYQEINKVSKKTASRDFEELVKKDVLKKVGITGKGTYYSLKDL from the coding sequence ATGCTAAAACAAGATCATGGATCAATACCACGCAACAGGCATATTGCTTATGTATTTTTCCTCGCAGGATTGATTGAAAAATGGGGAAGTGGTACAAAAAGAATGGTTGAACTTTGCAGGGAAGCAGGACTGCCAGAACCTGAGTTTAAAGAAGAAGGCGGTTTTGTGGTCGAATTTTATAAAGACATATACACAGAAGAGTATTTAGCCAAGCTTGGGTTAAATGAAAGGCAGATAAAGGCAGTTATGTATGTAAGGGAGAAAGGAAGAATCACGAATAAGGAATATCAAGAGATCAACAAAGTTTCAAAAAAGACTGCAAGTAGAGATTTTGAAGAACTTGTTAAAAAAGATGTACTTAAAAAAGTAGGAATAACAGGAAAGGGAACTTACTATTCATTAAAAGATCTCTAA
- a CDS encoding putative DNA binding domain-containing protein — MRESKQISWESLPSEAGVDEVDIETIERFKRMAKKRLPEISEEDSIEKILKNLELVKEDKLTNAGLLLFGKKPQKYIHGAGARVGRFKTPTIILDTIDVSGNLFKQLDGLMEAIKKHLNVRFEIKGIEREDIWDYPLEAIREAVINALIHRDYLSLADIQIKIYDNKIWFFNPGKLPE; from the coding sequence ATGAGAGAGTCTAAACAAATTTCGTGGGAGTCATTACCTTCTGAGGCAGGCGTTGACGAAGTAGACATCGAAACAATAGAAAGGTTTAAAAGGATGGCAAAGAAAAGATTGCCCGAAATATCCGAAGAAGATTCCATCGAAAAGATTCTCAAAAACCTTGAACTTGTAAAAGAGGATAAACTTACAAATGCAGGATTGTTGCTTTTTGGTAAAAAACCTCAAAAGTATATCCACGGTGCAGGTGCCCGTGTTGGAAGATTTAAAACTCCAACCATCATACTTGATACCATTGATGTTAGTGGAAATCTTTTCAAACAGCTTGATGGATTAATGGAAGCTATTAAAAAACATTTGAATGTTCGATTTGAAATAAAAGGGATAGAAAGAGAAGATATATGGGATTATCCTCTTGAAGCTATAAGAGAGGCAGTAATAAATGCATTAATTCATAGGGATTATTTAAGCCTTGCGGACATTCAAATAAAGATTTATGATAATAAAATTTGGTTTTTCAATCCGGGTAAGCTTCCAGAATAA
- a CDS encoding transposase has product MLSEQRIYIDKNQNDKCNGFYERLLTTQVRSLELSIPHTKVSKFCHHALIQPYKRDDSS; this is encoded by the coding sequence ATGCTATCAGAACAAAGAATTTACATTGATAAAAATCAAAATGATAAATGTAATGGATTTTATGAGCGTTTGCTTACTACCCAAGTACGTAGTCTTGAACTTTCAATTCCTCATACAAAAGTTAGCAAATTCTGTCATCATGCCCTAATACAGCCTTATAAAAGAGATGACTCATCTTAA
- a CDS encoding HD domain-containing protein → MSALLHDIGHFPLSHTLETALKKFYEKFELKKDENIEKEIVTTSVKDNINHLKNRDKIKTFQSDTKLHEEMAEYVIFFTSIGEELKKLGLDIARIVGGIKGETSGIGDVEPKDQISTLTRNLIHSQLDADRIDYLLRDAVFSGVCSGIFDLDKLLEEIRYNEEGKYGVNIPGIRVVEQFFLSRYAAYSQVVFNRKVHAWEFMASDFYYRLLEMKINGELPKTIEIYSFEELKNLLKTEPVKFLNFTDHFFFKIVENVLDCNLPDYTVNMYAKLINERKPLKIVYVVEELCNNKEEFEEKFNNSIVSYFRNEENKRKLAEKAGVKPEDILIDEKPLKVTIFERGKDPIAVFNKNKVVYNNISDCEFSILKLFAEKVLYIDRIFTFDEDKQRKIQGCLKNVLPPQLQKEFKDYLISS, encoded by the coding sequence ATGAGTGCCTTGCTGCATGATATTGGTCATTTTCCGCTTTCTCATACACTGGAAACTGCTTTGAAAAAATTTTATGAAAAATTCGAATTAAAAAAAGATGAAAATATAGAAAAAGAGATAGTTACCACATCTGTAAAAGACAATATTAATCATTTGAAGAATAGGGATAAAATTAAGACGTTCCAGAGTGACACTAAATTACATGAAGAAATGGCAGAGTATGTAATTTTCTTTACTTCCATAGGGGAAGAACTTAAAAAATTAGGCTTGGATATAGCTCGAATTGTTGGGGGAATTAAAGGTGAAACGAGTGGAATAGGTGATGTAGAACCAAAAGATCAAATCTCGACATTGACGAGAAATTTAATACATTCTCAGTTAGATGCAGATAGAATTGATTATTTGTTAAGAGATGCTGTTTTTTCTGGCGTTTGCTCGGGAATATTTGATCTTGATAAATTGTTAGAAGAAATTAGATATAATGAGGAAGGAAAATATGGGGTAAATATACCAGGCATCAGGGTAGTTGAACAATTTTTTCTTTCAAGATATGCAGCTTACTCTCAAGTGGTTTTTAATAGAAAAGTTCATGCATGGGAATTTATGGCGTCAGATTTTTATTATCGTCTTCTTGAAATGAAAATTAATGGTGAGTTACCGAAGACGATAGAAATATATAGTTTTGAAGAGTTAAAAAATTTGTTAAAAACTGAACCTGTCAAATTTTTGAATTTTACTGACCACTTTTTCTTTAAAATTGTCGAAAACGTTCTTGATTGTAATTTGCCTGATTATACAGTAAATATGTATGCAAAACTTATCAATGAAAGAAAACCTTTGAAAATAGTATATGTTGTGGAAGAACTATGCAATAATAAGGAAGAATTTGAAGAAAAATTTAATAATTCTATAGTATCATATTTTAGAAATGAAGAAAACAAAAGAAAGTTAGCAGAAAAAGCAGGGGTAAAACCAGAAGATATATTAATAGATGAAAAACCATTAAAGGTAACGATATTCGAAAGAGGGAAAGATCCTATTGCAGTTTTCAATAAAAACAAGGTTGTTTACAATAATATCTCAGATTGTGAATTTTCGATATTAAAGTTATTCGCGGAGAAAGTGTTATATATTGATAGAATATTTACATTTGATGAAGATAAACAACGAAAGATTCAGGGTTGCCTCAAAAATGTGTTACCTCCACAATTGCAAAAAGAGTTTAAAGATTACTTGATTAGCAGTTAA
- the pglZ gene encoding BREX-3 system phosphatase PglZ: MIEDVIWEKINSSLYDFLLVYDFDKLLFNFNMISKIFDEGYEVFIYKDIEEYRIFYETKIRDMNKKVVLIVTEKVYLPWDVKQDYHEVWIRLKDLFFNLDVDVIKQIDVEYFDVIYQKMKSLNRVLNYEETCNFILRYVYNIDISVINNLQDLIKQLLRLYFKGTELPQIFSDFIKNKLVFLPTEISCILDSKSKFFKFFQTEFDKFVVKDKYDKMDKETYIDFLDPEISVYLDDLIRDNIIKLTKPTELNSSLPIKQLGLVFKLKSQGEEYENLRSRLKKLLCEIKSYKDWFEVAEIFGGIINLCCISNNDEYETLSQEINVKFKDWLFENYGKLSYLSYSNGPIMVHHIQPYIITLLKKENKNKMAFILVDGMSEFNWTIIKEYLEKMDLRIEKKSCFAWIPTITSISRQSIFSAEPPLRFKTTMFSTNYDEKHFKRFFVNSGYNEKEIAFIRSIKTFEEENLRRALEEDYKVLCVVVDAIDEFVHGQIFNYKGLQNQINFYMSEGYLQKFLEELFKKNYEVFIASDHGNVLTVGQGNVREGVYIDTLSNRVKIYPKDIPIEYPPGIKIIKWGGIGLPDEYNYVVSDDNLSFHDKGKTILTHGGISIEEVIVPFVRIMPSL; encoded by the coding sequence ATGATAGAGGATGTAATATGGGAAAAAATAAATTCAAGTTTGTATGATTTCTTGCTGGTTTATGATTTTGACAAACTTTTATTTAATTTTAATATGATATCTAAAATTTTCGATGAAGGTTATGAAGTATTCATTTACAAGGACATTGAGGAGTATAGGATTTTTTATGAAACAAAAATAAGAGATATGAATAAAAAGGTTGTTTTAATTGTAACTGAGAAAGTTTATCTTCCCTGGGATGTTAAGCAAGATTATCATGAGGTTTGGATAAGATTAAAAGATTTATTTTTTAACCTTGATGTTGATGTTATAAAGCAGATTGATGTTGAATATTTCGACGTTATATACCAGAAGATGAAAAGTTTAAACAGAGTTTTGAACTATGAGGAAACATGTAATTTTATTTTGAGGTATGTTTATAATATTGATATATCGGTTATAAACAATCTTCAAGACTTAATAAAACAGTTGCTGAGGCTTTACTTTAAAGGAACTGAACTTCCTCAAATTTTCTCAGATTTCATAAAGAATAAGTTAGTATTTCTACCCACTGAGATTAGTTGTATTTTAGACTCGAAGAGTAAGTTTTTTAAATTTTTCCAGACAGAGTTTGATAAATTTGTAGTTAAAGATAAATATGATAAAATGGATAAAGAAACTTATATTGACTTTTTGGACCCCGAAATTAGCGTCTATTTAGACGATTTAATTAGGGACAACATTATAAAACTGACTAAGCCAACTGAATTAAATAGTAGCCTACCAATAAAACAATTAGGTTTGGTGTTTAAACTAAAATCTCAAGGAGAGGAATACGAAAATTTAAGAAGTAGACTTAAGAAATTGTTATGTGAAATTAAAAGTTATAAAGACTGGTTTGAAGTAGCAGAAATATTTGGCGGCATAATAAATTTGTGCTGTATTTCGAATAATGATGAATACGAGACATTGAGTCAAGAAATCAATGTAAAGTTTAAAGACTGGCTGTTTGAAAATTATGGTAAACTTTCCTATTTATCATATTCAAATGGACCTATTATGGTGCATCATATCCAGCCATATATAATTACTCTTTTGAAAAAGGAAAATAAAAATAAAATGGCTTTTATTTTAGTTGATGGTATGTCTGAATTTAATTGGACAATAATTAAAGAATATTTAGAAAAAATGGATTTAAGAATTGAAAAGAAATCTTGTTTTGCCTGGATACCCACGATAACTTCTATTTCAAGACAATCTATATTTTCAGCAGAGCCTCCTTTGAGATTTAAAACTACTATGTTTTCAACAAACTATGATGAGAAACATTTTAAAAGATTTTTTGTGAATAGTGGTTACAATGAGAAAGAAATAGCTTTTATTAGGAGTATAAAAACATTTGAAGAGGAGAACTTAAGGCGTGCTTTAGAAGAAGATTACAAAGTGCTTTGCGTTGTAGTAGATGCGATAGATGAGTTTGTCCATGGGCAAATTTTTAATTACAAGGGATTACAAAATCAGATAAACTTTTATATGTCTGAAGGGTATTTACAAAAATTTTTAGAGGAACTTTTCAAAAAAAATTATGAAGTATTTATAGCTTCGGATCACGGCAATGTATTAACAGTTGGACAAGGTAATGTTAGAGAAGGAGTGTATATTGACACTCTTTCTAATAGGGTAAAAATATATCCTAAGGATATTCCAATAGAATATCCGCCAGGAATTAAAATCATCAAATGGGGCGGAATTGGGCTGCCTGATGAGTATAATTATGTTGTATCTGATGATAATCTATCATTTCATGATAAGGGAAAGACAATTTTGACTCATGGGGGAATATCAATAGAAGAAGTGATTGTACCTTTTGTTAGGATAATGCCGTCATTATAA
- a CDS encoding DEAD/DEAH box helicase — translation MDIKELWGYKIYVVLDTSSNVVYEVTDKDIEESVNFNVYEFKYILNAAKLKNIISGGILSPLSGSILPLPHQIYALKRALSSDKVRFVLADEVGLGKTIEAGLIMKELKLRGLIKRILILAPKGLILQWQEEMKEKFSEDFKIILPQDLDVLKRVYDKENIWTIFDQVISSHDSVKPIEGRVGWTAEKIEEVNTQKFLNLINANWDLIMIDEAHRLAGATSNVARYKLGKALAVASPYLLLLTATPHQGKSDSFLRLMRFIDQDAFPTEKAITKEQVAPFIIRTEKREAIDFNGNKLFKNRYTKLVSIKWQEKHSLQKLLYEKVTEYVARGYNQAIKEKKNCIGFLLVLMQRLVTSSTRAIKDYIERRIKILENQEFLNKDIDFEEIYDAAMEYAQQTLLQTVSFNVKKEITQLKDILSVANQAEAQFIDAKAETLLDLIFKIRMKQKDSKFLIFTEFIETQEYLYDILTSQEYNVVILNGSMNIEERKEILSKFRENADILISTDAGGEGINLQFCNIVINYDMPWNPMKIEQRIGRVDRIGQQKDVFVFNFVLEDTVENRVRQILEEKLKVIFEEFGVDKMGDILDSFEAGIDFTEVYIKSISNPSNLERYVYSIENKIREKTEILHKMKDILKDEKVLSVNLLAELPSDKVDEYIRKMYLYKEISLGNQADILNISGETLSLENDKIKELLNIPEYPISKRIPVIKLENNTIYEKGYWSLWEVGIKNTQRYCKVFPVFINLEGDYRPGTSKTVWDILLKESFEFSQDIDIDETLLKKTKITAIELAYNHFSEMRKEYIKQINKEMEKFKIAFSLKKEAALSLGIENIKRHRLQQIEKEETAVFERLSALQEIIPYLKLLYMAYVE, via the coding sequence TTGGATATAAAAGAATTATGGGGTTATAAAATATATGTGGTTTTAGATACATCTTCTAATGTGGTTTACGAAGTAACAGATAAAGACATAGAAGAGAGCGTAAATTTTAATGTGTATGAATTCAAGTATATTTTGAATGCTGCTAAGTTGAAAAATATAATCTCTGGCGGAATACTGTCACCCTTAAGTGGCAGTATTCTGCCATTACCTCACCAAATTTATGCTTTGAAAAGAGCTTTATCCAGCGATAAAGTGAGATTTGTTTTAGCTGATGAGGTAGGTCTTGGTAAAACTATTGAAGCAGGACTAATAATGAAGGAATTGAAACTAAGAGGATTGATAAAAAGAATTCTTATCTTAGCTCCAAAAGGGCTTATATTGCAGTGGCAGGAGGAGATGAAAGAAAAATTTTCTGAGGACTTCAAAATAATCCTACCCCAAGATTTGGATGTTTTAAAGAGAGTATACGATAAAGAAAATATCTGGACCATTTTTGATCAAGTTATATCCTCACATGATTCAGTAAAGCCAATTGAAGGCAGAGTTGGTTGGACAGCTGAGAAAATAGAAGAAGTTAATACTCAGAAATTTTTAAATCTGATTAATGCCAATTGGGATTTGATTATGATTGACGAGGCCCACAGACTTGCTGGAGCAACTTCTAATGTGGCAAGATATAAGCTCGGTAAGGCATTGGCTGTGGCAAGTCCCTATCTCTTGTTGTTAACAGCTACACCTCATCAAGGAAAAAGTGATTCTTTTTTAAGATTAATGAGATTCATAGACCAAGATGCTTTTCCAACAGAAAAAGCTATAACTAAGGAACAAGTCGCACCTTTTATCATAAGAACTGAAAAAAGAGAAGCTATTGACTTTAATGGAAATAAGCTTTTTAAAAATAGATATACAAAACTTGTAAGCATTAAATGGCAAGAGAAACATAGTTTACAAAAATTGTTATATGAAAAAGTAACTGAATATGTTGCAAGGGGTTATAATCAGGCAATCAAAGAGAAAAAAAATTGCATTGGATTTTTGCTTGTTTTGATGCAAAGGCTTGTAACCAGTAGCACAAGAGCAATAAAAGATTATATTGAAAGGCGAATTAAAATTTTAGAAAATCAAGAGTTCCTGAATAAAGATATTGATTTTGAGGAAATTTATGATGCTGCTATGGAATATGCGCAACAGACCTTACTTCAAACTGTAAGTTTTAATGTCAAAAAAGAGATTACGCAACTAAAAGATATACTCTCAGTTGCAAACCAAGCAGAGGCACAATTTATAGATGCAAAAGCGGAAACATTGTTGGATTTAATCTTTAAAATCAGGATGAAGCAAAAGGATTCAAAGTTTTTGATATTTACTGAGTTTATTGAAACTCAAGAATATTTGTATGATATTTTAACAAGTCAGGAGTATAATGTTGTTATATTAAATGGCTCTATGAATATAGAAGAAAGAAAAGAAATATTGTCAAAATTTAGAGAAAATGCAGATATTTTAATTTCAACTGATGCAGGGGGAGAGGGGATAAATCTCCAGTTTTGTAATATAGTCATAAATTATGATATGCCGTGGAATCCTATGAAGATAGAACAAAGAATAGGACGTGTTGATAGAATTGGACAACAAAAAGATGTGTTTGTGTTTAATTTTGTCCTTGAAGACACTGTTGAGAATAGAGTGAGACAAATTTTAGAAGAAAAATTAAAGGTAATATTTGAGGAATTTGGAGTTGACAAAATGGGTGATATACTTGATAGTTTTGAGGCGGGCATAGATTTTACAGAAGTATATATTAAGTCCATATCAAATCCTTCTAATTTGGAAAGATATGTTTATTCCATTGAGAATAAGATAAGAGAAAAAACAGAAATTTTACATAAAATGAAAGATATTCTTAAGGATGAAAAAGTTCTAAGTGTGAATCTGCTTGCAGAGTTGCCTTCAGACAAAGTTGACGAGTATATACGAAAGATGTACCTATATAAAGAAATCTCATTAGGTAATCAAGCAGATATTTTAAATATTTCCGGGGAAACTCTTAGTTTAGAAAATGATAAAATAAAGGAATTATTAAATATTCCGGAATATCCTATTTCAAAAAGAATACCAGTTATTAAACTGGAAAATAACACAATTTATGAAAAAGGTTATTGGTCATTATGGGAAGTTGGCATAAAAAACACTCAACGATATTGCAAAGTATTTCCAGTATTTATTAACTTAGAAGGTGACTATAGACCTGGCACATCTAAAACGGTATGGGATATTTTATTAAAAGAATCTTTTGAGTTTTCTCAAGATATTGATATAGATGAAACTTTATTGAAAAAGACAAAAATTACAGCTATTGAATTAGCATATAACCATTTTAGTGAAATGAGAAAAGAATATATAAAGCAGATAAACAAAGAAATGGAAAAATTTAAGATAGCATTTTCTTTGAAAAAAGAAGCTGCACTGAGTTTAGGCATTGAAAATATAAAAAGGCATAGATTACAACAGATTGAGAAGGAAGAAACCGCTGTATTTGAGAGATTATCCGCACTTCAGGAGATAATACCTTACTTAAAATTACTGTATATGGCGTATGTGGAGTGA
- a CDS encoding DNA methyltransferase → MKLTKEILNSVRNIEGFPIADDEDIIRLSDPPYYTACPNPFIKDFIERYGKKYDEKTDDYNVEPYTADISEGKNDPVYNAHSYHTKVPYKAIMRYILHYTKPGDIVFDGFCGSGMTGVAAAMCENPDPEFKFALEKEFEQRGKKIEWGARRAILCDLSPAATFIAYNYNNPVDPEEFEKEAKMILDEVEKECGWMYETLHVDENGNPVKGIDGEFVKGKINYTVWSDVFICPSCGQEIVFWDVAVDKENGEVLDSFNCPFCNALLKKTILERATVTVYDKALKEYIVQAKQVPVLINYSVNGKRFEKKPDKFDFELLQKIEEMDIPYWYPTDKMMFKGEKWGDTWREGSHFGITHVHHFYTKRNLWVLSCLYEKILSTNEGLRKKLLFLFTSILQRASYLFRWNKNQAGPLLGTLYIASLKFETSIFDLILNKFRNSTFNYSVTKLFNIIVSCGSASDLSYIPSNSIDYIFTDPPYGDNLIYSELNFIWEAWLRVFTNNKTEAIINKVQGKGLSEYQELMEQCFKEMYRILKPGRWITVEFHNTKNAVWNAIQEAMLRAGFVIANVRALDKKQGSFKQVTTTTATKQDLIISAYKPKESFEKKFYLEVGTEEGVWEFVRQHLEKLPVVVENNGVLEYIPERQAYLLYDAMVAYHVQRGLSIPMGAAEFYKGLEERFIERDGMYFLPSQIPKYEEKRYRLELKEQVSFVIVDEKSAIQWIRNELEKQPQTYQELQPKFLKAKHEFKHEKLPELLQLLEENFLQDENGKWYVPDVNKQSDLEKLRTKNLLREFEGYLNVKGKLKVFRTEAIRAGFKDLWQKKDYKTIVKMAEKLPESVLQEDSVLLMYYDNALTRLGE, encoded by the coding sequence ATGAAGCTTACAAAAGAGATTCTGAATAGTGTACGAAACATTGAAGGTTTTCCAATTGCAGATGATGAAGATATAATAAGGCTTTCTGACCCGCCGTATTATACAGCTTGTCCAAATCCCTTTATAAAAGACTTTATTGAGAGATACGGTAAAAAATATGACGAAAAAACAGATGATTATAATGTGGAACCATATACTGCAGATATCTCTGAGGGGAAAAACGACCCTGTATACAATGCTCATTCTTACCATACAAAAGTTCCTTATAAAGCAATTATGAGATATATTTTGCATTACACAAAACCTGGTGATATTGTTTTTGATGGATTTTGTGGGTCGGGCATGACGGGTGTAGCAGCGGCAATGTGCGAAAATCCCGACCCAGAGTTTAAATTTGCTTTAGAAAAAGAATTTGAACAAAGAGGTAAAAAAATAGAATGGGGAGCAAGAAGGGCAATTTTATGTGATTTATCACCAGCAGCTACTTTTATAGCTTATAACTACAACAATCCTGTTGATCCCGAGGAATTTGAGAAAGAAGCAAAAATGATTCTGGACGAAGTTGAGAAAGAATGTGGCTGGATGTATGAAACCTTACATGTTGATGAGAACGGAAATCCTGTAAAGGGTATTGATGGTGAATTTGTTAAAGGTAAAATAAATTATACAGTTTGGTCTGATGTCTTCATTTGCCCAAGTTGTGGGCAAGAGATTGTGTTTTGGGATGTGGCGGTTGATAAGGAAAATGGTGAGGTTTTAGATAGTTTCAATTGTCCATTTTGTAACGCTTTGCTGAAAAAGACTATTTTGGAAAGGGCAACAGTGACCGTTTATGATAAAGCGCTAAAAGAGTATATTGTTCAGGCAAAACAGGTTCCTGTTTTAATAAACTATTCAGTAAACGGAAAACGATTTGAAAAAAAACCTGATAAGTTTGACTTTGAGCTTTTGCAAAAAATAGAAGAGATGGATATTCCGTATTGGTATCCTACTGATAAAATGATGTTTAAAGGGGAAAAATGGGGGGATACATGGCGCGAGGGTTCACATTTTGGCATAACTCATGTTCATCATTTTTATACAAAGAGGAATTTGTGGGTTTTGAGTTGTTTGTATGAAAAAATCTTGAGTACTAATGAAGGGTTAAGAAAAAAATTATTATTTTTATTTACCTCAATATTACAAAGAGCGTCATATTTATTCAGATGGAATAAAAATCAAGCTGGCCCGCTTTTAGGGACACTTTATATAGCTTCATTGAAATTTGAAACTTCAATATTTGATTTAATATTAAATAAATTTAGAAATTCAACATTTAACTATTCGGTTACAAAACTATTCAATATAATTGTTTCATGTGGTTCCGCTAGTGATCTATCGTATATTCCTTCAAACTCCATAGATTATATCTTCACCGATCCTCCCTATGGAGATAATCTCATATATTCAGAACTTAACTTTATTTGGGAGGCATGGCTGAGAGTATTTACCAACAATAAGACAGAGGCAATAATAAACAAAGTGCAGGGAAAAGGTCTTTCTGAGTACCAAGAATTAATGGAACAGTGCTTTAAAGAAATGTATAGAATACTTAAACCTGGTAGATGGATAACAGTTGAGTTTCACAATACAAAAAATGCTGTATGGAATGCTATTCAAGAAGCAATGTTAAGAGCAGGATTTGTTATTGCTAATGTAAGAGCACTCGATAAAAAACAAGGCAGTTTTAAACAAGTCACGACAACTACAGCCACAAAACAGGATTTAATAATCTCTGCGTATAAACCAAAAGAAAGCTTTGAAAAGAAGTTCTATTTAGAAGTGGGAACAGAAGAAGGTGTTTGGGAATTTGTAAGACAGCATCTTGAGAAGCTTCCTGTTGTGGTTGAAAATAATGGAGTTTTAGAATATATCCCGGAAAGGCAAGCTTATTTGTTATACGATGCAATGGTTGCTTATCATGTTCAAAGAGGTCTGAGCATTCCAATGGGAGCAGCCGAGTTTTATAAGGGCTTAGAAGAAAGATTTATAGAAAGGGATGGAATGTACTTTCTTCCAAGCCAAATACCGAAATATGAAGAAAAAAGATACAGGCTCGAGTTAAAAGAACAGGTTTCATTTGTTATTGTTGATGAGAAGAGTGCAATTCAATGGATAAGAAATGAGCTTGAAAAGCAGCCACAGACTTATCAAGAGCTACAGCCTAAGTTTTTGAAAGCTAAGCACGAGTTTAAGCATGAAAAGTTACCAGAGCTTTTACAACTACTTGAAGAAAACTTCTTACAAGATGAAAATGGTAAATGGTATGTGCCTGATGTTAATAAGCAATCAGACCTTGAAAAGCTGAGAACTAAAAATCTTTTGAGAGAATTTGAAGGATACTTAAATGTCAAAGGCAAGTTGAAAGTTTTCAGAACAGAAGCAATAAGAGCTGGATTTAAGGATTTATGGCAGAAAAAGGATTATAAAACAATTGTAAAGATGGCTGAAAAACTTCCAGAGTCAGTTTTACAAGAAGATTCAGTTCTTTTGATGTATTATGACAATGCTCTGACAAGATTAGGTGAATAA